The nucleotide window AAAACATTTGTTGACCAGGACCATATATTGAGAATGATTAGCATAACTAACCAAAAACATTACGAATATTGAACGAAGATGAATGTGATTTAGGCAACCGAGAAGATATGTTGGGAACTGGCCTAATCCTTTGTTCTAAATCTATTATAATTTTCAGCCCAATACATATTTGATCTTTTGTTCTAACCGCTTTGATCTTAAAAGCTTTGATCTTTTGTTCTAAATCTATTAGAATTTCCAACCtgatacacatcaacaatattgtccgctttgagttgtCCGGTTCTCTTGGATACATCGGATTAGCATGGCTTTGCCTTTCCTGAAGATAACACATCCCAATAGTGCTCTCGCAAAAACACGCTTAACTGCGGAGTTATTGTGAAATGTTTTCCTTTAAGAAAACGCGTTGTTAATGGTAAAGAACTGAAATTATTTATATACGTTAACAAAATCTATCAGTTCTATTGTTTATGAAGCATATTTGTCGATGAATTTGTGTCAGTGTGACACAAAGATTCGATCCTAGCTAGTTTGGATGTTGGTTATTTATTCAGTTGCTGGGAAAtcacatatgtatgtatttatactCTCTTTCGTAGTGATCATATCAATATTAGTAGTAATGCCGACGCTTTGTCTATGACTATTTATAAAGAATGGATTTCCAAGACAAATAGACAAATATATTGGTCATCCTAGTATGTAGAAGTAGAAATGGAATACTATACCAGTCGATCAATTGGTGTAATAATTAAGCATGCATGTTGGCTCATTTTTTACTCCCGCTCCCATTTAGATTTATTGAGTTTAAAGGCTTTTGAAAGTTGAATTGAAACAATCAACATAAAATCAAAATCTCAATTGAACAAACAAGTAATATAGCTGGCAAAATCaattatttctaaataaattaATGTTGGAAAATTTGTCCCTTACACAACTAGCCTGGATGTGTTCTGACAGAGATCCTATGgtcatgtaattttgaagttCGGATTCCTTGAcaatttttttatgttgaatcaTCTTTATAATTTCTTTATATAGTTTGCTCCAGCAAAACTAGTAATATAAGATACATAATTAAAACACGTAAATTAAATAATGTGATAGATTGAGAGGCCTTTTTTTTAAGAGCTAGACTTAgtagactatatatatatatatatatatatatattggtattGTGGGAAGCTATTCGATCAAGGTAGGATCCTTTAGACCCACCCCAGCATACTAAACTCCAAGACTTGTGCACCACACCCTTAGTAGACTATACAAGATCAGGGTACTCGAGCACTGTCCCTTGGAAATTTTCCTACACAGGATCAGGGTACCCGAGCACCGCACCTTCGTGCAAACCTTGAACCCAGAGCAAACAGTACCTCAAGTAGATTGAGCCTACTACTCTCAAATTCTTGAAATTATAATGAGTATATACTAATGTAATGGAGATTTATGACAATCGTAATTTTTGTCCGAGTTATTTACATATGTATTATGACTTGTACTTACATCTTATAATCACAAGAATCATGTGGAACCAACCAATGATACTACTACAACAATTAGAATTGACGCAAGCAGAACAACAAAGgatcaaaccaacgtttgattCAAAACGAACAACATTGGAATCCACtacaatttgagagaaaaatttCTAGGATTTTCATATATTTCACAAAAGTAGAAGATAAAGACCACTAGGGTCGGCTACAACCTTaatatgatgaaaataaaaaaattacaacaatACACTTAAAACAGAAAATGGCCTGTTTGAGGCTCGAAACGATGAAATTACGCGAAGATAATGACCACCAAGACTGTCTACATCAAATTGGGACAACATTGCACAAAATCtagcccaaaaaaaattatttctacTAATTGGTATTTTTGGTAAATAACTCCAACTTTCAGACTAATACAATATCAAGAATACTCATTTTAGGCTAGAGATAAGTATGAAAATGACCCATGTACTTTGTTTTTTGCTTCAAAAAAGCCTATTAACTTTGTTTTAGATCAAAAAAGTCATCGTACTTACAAGAATGATCAACATTAGCCCTTCTTTTAATATTCTATTAAAATCAGCTGATTTGGCACAACATATCTGACATGACATTTATTTGaaggaaattaaaaaatgagGTGTAAAAGGTTACATAGCTACcaataaaaaaacagaaataaaataaaataaaaaataaaaatcaatcttTATCTCTTCCTATCCACCCTCTAGTAGTGGACCTGGACAAAGAACAGAGTTGAATCTTGAGAGACGGATCGAAGAGCTCATGACGACTGTGCGGCTGTTCGACTTTGATACTGTGACATTGCGGCTGACGGCTGTGCAAACTATCCTAGACCAACTCaaaactcaactctctctctctctataaggAGAAAGAGGAAGGAAGGATTGACCTGAAGCTACAATCTCAGATTCTAGACCAAGCTCTGTTTCTCTTGTATGCTCCTTTCCTCATGATTGTTGTTTTGGGTTTTCATTTTGTGACCAAAACCGTGCATCGGAGATTGAGATTGAGTGTTGGAGGAGAAGTGGAGAGAGAGACCGAGAGAAGGGTTAGGGGCTTCGGGCAATGAGATGGATTGTTGAGATGAGATTGAAGAATCAtttgattttgggatttttggtttgattttgggGTTTGGTTCCTCATGAGGTTTCGTGGAGATGGAGTGTTTGTCGCCGGGGGAGATGATTCtcctttttcaattttttaattaaacttaAATGGCAAGTGTCACCATGTCATTGGTCAATTCCATATGTACGacacatcaaaaataaaaaaattacatttaatTGTCAAATCAATAATTTTTAACAATTTTTAACTAATGTTTGAGAGAAGGGTTAAcgtttatcatttttgtaaatacaataatttttttgatccaaaacaaatatGAGGGGGctcttttgattaaaaaaacagGGGTTAATTCTATACTTAGCAGCTAATGGATGATATTCAAAACGACTACgtactaattaattagtttagACATCTAAATTAAATAACATATCTTTGTTATCTTTCGTTATGACAATGCACCAACAAATATAGATGGCCTAGCCATACTAACTAGTACGTTAtgacattaattattttaattttattgaccAACAAGACTGAGATTATGGATTATGATTGTAGTCATTCTATATATACAAAGCTTATATAATATATGCCTACACAACAAAGCTACAAAATTATACACCGTCGTCActcttattttttataattaattattgtatTGTAAACAGTTCTCCATCTTCAATCTGACCAGATTCACGTAAAAGATTCTTGGGTTACCAATAATCCTTGTTTAAAAACCCAAATTGCCCCTATTTCATCCAAAGAACAGCTAGCTAATTTGGGGGTAGAATCGTCTTTGTCAATGGCTAATATAGCATCTCATGATCTAAAACTATAGGGCTCTGAAATCATTACCATTGCTGATATTATTTTTAAGTTCTACACATGAAATGAAATCGATAAAAAACAGAGATTTGTTtcaagtgtgtgtatatacacacacgacATCAGATTGTTATACTGAATAACTTTGTTCTTCTCTAGTTTTCATAAACATTGACGGGGTATCCAACTTTTGGTTATGGAATAGTTGTCAATCTACGACTCAATCatcaaatgttcaaacatttcaatttttgaaattcgaaattaaaaattatttcaatatacAATCACTGTTCAAACATATATTCCTTGCATTGATTTTTTATGGCACATTGGCTGTTTGATTGCTGTAAAAAATTTGTCCGAGTGTACATATTGAATACGACTTTTCAACTTTGATTCTCAAATTCGAATATTTGAACATTCAGTGATCAAGTTAGACTACATAACTCATTCAGTAACGGAAAATTGCATCATCTACTAATTTGGGGACTAGGGGTTCGCAAAACTAAATTAAatgcaagaaaaataagaaagctTAGCTTACCATGTACTGTCAAGAGAGAAGCAACAGAgaagaaatgttttttttttttcatatttattaaatataatcaGAAAACACAAACCCCCATGAGGCCATGAAAGTCTGTCTGAGCAAGTCTGATCTGAATATCGTCAACAAACACCTTACATTCCCCCCACCCCAACTTCGAATCTTTCATTCTGAGTGAATTGAGTCAGTACTAGTAGTAATAATTATACATGGTATTCTCTACTTCTGTCTTGTTTTCTTCAATGAAGTTGAACCGGTTGTTAATGTTACTAGTACAACAACTGCTAATCAGTTGTTGCTTAACATCATAGTCCAATAATGGAGGAGcagtactctctccataaagccCATTTGTTGCCTTGTCTGTCCAGTACTGCAGCTGGTTCACATTGTGACCTGACACcttgtttttattgttgttgTCTTCAAACGCAGTTGGTGATGACATGCTATTGTTATAACAACATGACTGCAGAGTAACCAAGTCTTCTTGTTTTATCTCTCTGGTCCCATTATAACTACTACATTCAGAGGAACTGTAAGCTTCACTACTTCCAAAAATGACCATATTTTCCTTCCTGCTGTTTGGATAACAATATCTACTCATCATTGACCCACCatcttgaaattgaaattgtgaAGGAGAATCAGAAGTGTTTGTCATTGGGTATTTCCAAAGATCTGATGATGATATATTGGATGGGGTGCAATCTTTATATAATGGAGCAAGTGATGAGGAGGTTTGATGATGAGATGGGATTAATGGCAATGGTGCACTGGTAGGTGGTTTTATCTTGTGGTGGATTGaacaaggaggaggaggaggaggaggagccaTGGAGATCCTGAGTTTCTTTTTGAGCTTGGTGTTCCAGTAATTCTTGATATCATTGTCAGTTCTTCCAGGTAGTTGAGATGCTATTATTGACCATCTGAAATCAGCACACCATGACCAATATAATTACAAACTAACCTTTCTCTTAACACTCAAAACATCTGTACTAATTAACTGGGTGTTTCATTGCTGGATCTAAAACTTAATTGGCAGTGCATGCACAAGAATTCATCGATCCTCTTATTCTACATATGTTGTTTACCCCTTTTAGGTAGATTTCATTGAAAATACATTCGTCAAATCAGTTGGTATATATAAGGAAACCTAGTTGAGATCATAGGTTTAACAAAACAGAACAAGAACTCTTTAATGGTAATATTTGTTTGGTACCTGCTTCCAATGGCAGCAAACAAGGTGCAGATTACCCTATCttctgttggatcggatggcactacaagagggggggtgaattgtgatcttaatcaaatttagactaagtcacctcttttttgtttcaattgagtttcaccctaagcggaagcaatttaaataagttgaatataaatgtatgcaaagataatcacatacatcaaacttaacaacaagaatcaagtcaaatgatcaaaatgaatatcacacacaaaaacaagttgtaatgaagcacaaattcagattcaacaaatgtatgcacaagcttgattctatcaccctagatgtccaatttcaagtatgcaatgcaagtatgatatgctaaaatgaaattgctgtaaagtaaaaagggcaaagaga belongs to Tripterygium wilfordii isolate XIE 37 chromosome 2, ASM1340144v1, whole genome shotgun sequence and includes:
- the LOC119982120 gene encoding transcription factor RAX2-like, which produces MGRAPCCDKANVKKGPWSPEEDLKLKDYIEKNGTGGNWIVFPQRAGLKRCGKSCRLRWLNYLRPNIKHGKFSDEEDRVICTLFAAIGSRWSIIASQLPGRTDNDIKNYWNTKLKKKLRISMAPPPPPPPCSIHHKIKPPTSAPLPLIPSHHQTSSSLAPLYKDCTPSNISSSDLWKYPMTNTSDSPSQFQFQDGGSMMSRYCYPNSRKENMVIFGSSEAYSSSECSSYNGTREIKQEDLVTLQSCCYNNSMSSPTAFEDNNNKNKVSGHNVNQLQYWTDKATNGLYGESTAPPLLDYDVKQQLISSCCTSNINNRFNFIEENKTEVENTMYNYYY